ATCGCGTGCAGGCATACCGTGAAGGAGATCGCCGAGATGAGCTATGCGGATTCGCTCGACTTCCTCTCGCTCGAAAACCTTCCGCGCATGCTGGGGGCGAAGTGCGGCGGCTACTGCGACGCCTGCTTCTCGGGGCGGTATCCCGCCCCGGTGCCGGATTCCATGATTTTCAACAAGACGGATGATTCCTGTATGCCGATCAAAAGACTTTGAACCCATGGAGGCTTTGAAATTGAAGAACGCTTATGAGTCCCCGCTGTCGTCGCGCTACGCGGACCAAGAGATGCAGTTCCTGTTTTCTCCCGACAAGAAGTTCCGGACATGGCGGCGCCTGTGGATCGCTTTGGCGCAGGCCGAAAAGGAGCTTGGGCTTCCGATCACCCAGGAGCAGATCGACGAGATGGAGCGGCACGCCGACGACATCAATTACGAGGTGGCCGAGGCCCGGGAACGGGAGGTGCGGCACGACGTGATGGCCCACGTTTACGCGTTCGGCCAACAGTGCCCCAAGGCGCGCCCCATCATCCACCTGGGCGCCACCTCCTGTTATGTCGGCGACAACACCGACATCATTGTGATGACCGAGGCGCTCCGGCTCGTGCGCGCCAAGCTGGTCGGGGTGATCCGGGTGCTCGCCGGCTTCGCCATGCGCTACCGGGGCCTTCCGACGCTGGCATTCACGCATTTTCAGCCGGCGCAGCCCACCACGGTGGGGAAGCGCGCCACGCTCTGGATTCAGGATCTCATCATGGATCTGGAGGATGTGGAGGACCAGCTCAGGAAGATGAAGCTCCTCGGCTCGAAAGGGACGACCGGGACGCAGGCCAGCTTTCTCGAGCTGTTCGACGGGGACTACGAAAAGGTCCGCGCGCTCGACCGGAAAATCGCGGAGAAAATGGGGTATCAGGCCTGCTTCGCCGTTTCTGGGCAAACCTATTCCCGCAAGCTGGACAGCCGGGTTCTGGCGGTGCTGAGCGGGATCGCCCAGAGCGCGGCGAAATTTTCGAACGACATCCGCCTGCTCCAGCACCTGAAAGAGGTGGAGGAGCCGTTTGAAAAGCATCAGATCGGCTCCTCCGCGATGGCCTACAAGCGGAACCCGATGCGCAGCGAGCGGATCGCGTCGCTCGCCCGCTACGTCATCGTCGACAGCCTGAACCCCGCGATCACGGCAGCCACCCAATGGTTCGAGCGCACGCTGGACGATTCCGCCAACAAGCGCCTCAGTATTCCCGAGGCGTTCCTCGCCGTGGACGGGATCCTGAACCTGTACGCCAACGTCGCGGACGGCCTTGTCGTGTACCCCCGCGTGATCGCGCAGCATCTCAAGCGCGAGCTGCCGTTCATGGCGACGGAAAACATCATGATGGACGCCGTGAAGCGCGGCGCGGACCGCCAGCAGCTCCACGAGCACATCCGCGTCCATTCCATGGAGGCTTCCCGCGTCGTGAAAGAGCAGGGCGGCGAGAACGACCTGCTGGACCGCATCGCCGCGGACCCGCTCTTCGGCGTGACCCGGCAGGAGCTTTCCGACGCCGTCAGCCCGGAAAAGTTCACCGGATGCGCGCCCCGGCAGACCGAGGATTTCATTTCGGGGGTGGTAAAGCCGCTGCTTGCGGAATATCATTCCATAGCGGTGGAAAAAACGGAAATAAATCTTTAAATTTTTCAAAAAGAGTAGGATTTTTTTCCGTTTTATGTTATGATAATTCAGTTGATTCATTATCCAAATCATGGCCGCGGGCAGCGTGCAATTTGACGGCTGAGGCGGCCGCGGCGGAGAGAGTGAGCGATTTTTAATGGTAAAAGCGATTGTAGGCGCCAACTGGGGCGATGAGGGAAAAGGGAAAATCACGGACGTTCTGGCGGCGCAGTCCGACGTTGTCGTCCGCTTTCAGGGCGGCAGGAACGCCGGCCATACGATTGTCAATCAATACGGCAAGTTCGCGCTGCATCAGCTTCCGTCCGGCGTGTTTAACGGCCGTGTCACCAATATCATCGGCAACGGCGTCGCGCTGAATGTGGAAAGCTTTGTCGAGGAGCTGAAGTCCCTGCGGGACCGCGGCGTTCCGGAGCCGAAGATTCTGGTTTCGGACCGCGTTCAGGTCGTGATGCCCTACCAGATCGAGATGGATTCCATGGAGGAGGCGCGGCTTTCCTCAAAATCCTTCGGCTCCACAAAATCCGGCATCGCGCCGTTTTATTCGGATAAATTTGCGAAGATCGGGTTTCAGGTCTGCGAGCTGTACGACGACGAAGCGAGCCTGAAAGAAAAGATCGGGCATGTTCTCGACCTGAAGAACGTGATGTACGAGCACCTGTACCATCGGCCCGCGCTGAAGGTGGATGACATCTATCAAAAGCTGATGGAATACCGCGAGCTGATCGCGCCGTATGTCGCGGACACCTTCGACTTCCTGCACCATGCGGTGAAGGATGGAAAGACGATCCTGCTGGAAGGCCAGCTCGGCGCTTTGAAAGACCCTGATTTCGGCATCTATCCGATGGTGACCTCATCCTCCACGCTGGCGGGGTACGGAACCGTCGGCGCGGGGGTTCCGCCGTACGAGATCAAAGAGATCATCGCGGTGGTGAAGGCGTATTCCAGCGCCGTCGGCGCGGGCGAATTCGTCAGCGAGATCTTCGGCGCGGAAGCCGACGAGATGCGCAGGCGCGGCGGCGACGGCGGAGAATTCGGCGCCCTCACCGGGCGGCCCCGCAGAATGGGCTGGCTCGACCTGGTCGCCTCCCGCTACGGCTGCCGGGTGCAGGGCGCGACGAGCGTCGCCTTCACGGTCGTCGACGCTCTGGGGTACCTCAAGGAGATCCCGGTCTGCGTCGCGTACGAGCTGGACGGAAAGAGGATCGATTCCTTCCCGCCCACCGCAAAGCTGAAGCGCTGCAAGCCCATCCTGAAAACGATGCCCGGCTGGCAGTGCGATATCCGCGGGATCACCCGGTACGAGGACCTGCCGGAGAACGCGCGCCGCTATATCGAGTTTGCGGAGGAGCAGATCGGCGTGCCGGTCAGGATCATCTCAAACGGGCCGAAGCGTGAAGATATCATTTACCGGTAATAAAAAAATAAAAAAGAAATACCGTGGCAAAAGCGTCAACATTTCCCAAAGGCTGTGTGTTGGCGCTTATTCCTGTTTTTGATCGGATACAGCCGTCGGGAGAAAGGTGGTAAATTGTAATGTGTGGGATAGTTGGTTATATCGGCGACGAGCAGGCTGCGCCGATTTTGCTGGATGGGCTGAAAAAGCTGGAATACCGCGGATATGATTCCGCGGGCGTCGCGGTCTATAACGGCCGTTCTCTGGAGGTCGTCAAGGCGAAGGGCAGGCTGAAGGTGCTCAGCGGCCTGCTGGATGGCGGGAAAAAGCCCGCCGGCACGGTCGGGATCGGCCATACGCGCTGGGCCACCCACGGAAAGCCATCCGACGTCAATTCCCATCCGCAGGTCAGCGATTCCGGAAAATTCGCGGTCGTCCACAACGGGATCATCGAGAATTATCTGGAGATCAAAGAGACTTTGCTGAAAAAAGGGGTCTCCTTCGTTTCCGAAACGGATACCGAGGTGATCGCCCAGATGCTGGAATATTACTACCGCGGCGACGTTCTCGACGCCGTCATCCGCGTGCTGCGCAAGGTGGAGGGGTCTTACGCCCTCGGCATCATCTGTGCCGACGATCCCGAACGGATCTACGCGGTGCGCAAGGACAGCCCGCTGATCGTCGGCCTCGGGAACGGCGAAAACTTCATCGCTTCAGATATTCCGGCGATTCTGAGCAAAACGCGCAATATTTACCGCCTGAAGGACAACGAGATCGTCGAGCTGAGCCGGCAGGGCGTGCGGGTGTTCAACCTCGATAAGGAACTGGTTCCGAAGGAGCCCGTCCATATCGACTGGGACGTTTCCGCCGCGGAAAAATGCGGGTACGAGCACTTCATGTTCAAGGAGATCATGGAGCAGCCCAAGGCGCTGCGCGACACGATCTCCCCCCGCATCAGGAACGGCAGGATCGTGCTCGACAAGATCACGCTGACCGAGCAGCAGCTCCGGCAGTACCGCCGCATCGTCATCGTCGCGTGCGGCTCGGCCTACCATGTGGGCATGATCGGGAAATATGTTCTCGAAAAGCTTACCCGCATCCCCGTGGAGGTGGATGTCGCTTCCGAATTCCGTTACCGCCAGCCGATCGTCGACGACAAGGTGCTGGTGCTGATCATCAGCCAGTCCGGCGAGACGGCGGACACCCTCGCGGCTCTGCGGGAAGCCAAGCGGCTCGGCGCGCGCGTGATTTCCATCGTCAACGTGGTGGGCAGCTCCATCGCGAACGATTCGGACGACGTGATCTACACGTGGGCCGGGCCGGAGATCGCGGTCGCGACGACCAAGGCGTACAGCACGCAGCTTGCGGTGATTGATCTGCTCGCCATCTATATGGCGGACCTGCTCGGCACCATCTCCCCGCAGGAATACGACGATTACCTCAAAGAGCTGCAGGCGCTGCCCGGGAAAGCGGAGGAAACGCTGAAGAACAAAGAGGGGATTCAGTATTTCGCCTCCAAATATTTCAACGCGAAGGATATTTTCTTCATCGGGAGGAATCTGGACTACGCGATTTCGCTCGAAGGCTCGCTGAAGCTGAAGGAGATTTCCTATATCCATTCCGAAGCCTATGCCGCCGGGGAGCTGAAGCACGGAACCATCTCGCTGATCGAGGACGGCACGCTGGTGGTGGCGGTCGCGACGCACCGGGAGCTGTTCGACAAGATGCGCAACAACATCACCGAGGTAAAGGCGCGCGGCGCCGTTGTGCTGTGCCTGACGACGCAGGACAATCAGGAATTCAAAAACGATACGGATTTTACTTTCTTCATTCCTTCGGCCTGCGATATCATGCTGCCTTCGCTCGCGGTGATCCCGCTGCAGCTTTTCGCCTATTACGTCGCCGCCATGAAGGGCTGCGATATCGACAAACCCCGGAATCTTGCAAAATCCGTGACGGTGGAATAAGGGGACTTTTACGATCATGAAGAACGAGGCTGTTTTAATTCTTGATTTCGGCGGGCAGTACAGCCAGCTGATCGCGCGCCGGGTGCGCGACTGCCATGTGTACTGCGAGATCCGTCCCTACCATACCCCGCTGGAAACGATCCGCGGCGCGGGCTACAGGGGAATCATTTTTTCGGGCGGGCCGAACAGCGTCTATGAGAAAGGCGCGCCCGGATGCCCCGCCGGGATCCTTGCGCTCGGCATCCCAATCCTCGGCATCTGTTACGGCGCTCAGCTGATCGCTCTCGGCCTGGGAGGGAAGGTCAAAAGCTCCCCGGTGCGGGAATACGGGAAAACGAAGGTGCGGTTCGACCTTTCCTCTGAGCTGTTTCAGGGCACGAAGGAAGAAAGTATCTGCTGGATGAGCCACACGGATTACGTTTCGGAGGCGCCGGAGGGCTTTTCCGTCACCGCCACAAGCGGGGCGTGCCCCGTCGCCGCCATGGAAAACCCGGAAAAAGGGCTTTACGGCCTTCAGTTTCATCCGGAAGTGGCGCATACGGAATTCGGCATGGAGTATCTGAAAAACTTTCTGTACCGCGTCTGCCGCTGCAAAGGGGACTGGGTCATGTCCTCGTTTGCGGCGGATGCCGTCGCGCGCCTGAAGGAAGAGATCGGGGATAAAAAGGTGATCTGCGCGCTTTCCGGCGGCGTGGATTCCTCCGTCGCCGCCGTGCTGGTGCACCGGGCGGTCGGGAAGAACCTGACCTGTATTTTCGTCGACCACGGCCTGCTCCGCAAGGACGAGGGCGACGAGGTGGAGCGCGTGTTCCGCCGGCAGTTCGACGTGAACCTGATCCGCGTCGACGCGAAGGACCGCTTCCTGTCCCGCCTGGCCGGCGTCGTTGAGCCGGAGAAGAAGCGCAAGATCATCGGCGAGGAGTTTATCCGCGTCTTTGAGGAGGAAGCGAAGAAGATCGGCCGTGTGGATTATTTGTGCCAGGGCACGATCTATCCCGACGTGGTGGAGAGCGGGACCGGGGACGCCGCCGTGATCAAGAGCCACCACAACGTGGGCGGCCTGCCGAAGGACATCGGCTTTACGGGGATCGTGGAGCCGCTGCGCAGCCTGTTCAAGGATGAGGTCCGCCGCGTCGGCCTGGAGCTCGGGATTCCGGAGTTCCTTGTCTGGCGCCAGCCTTTCCCGGGCCCGGGCCTGGCCATCCGGATCATGGGGGAGGTCACGCCCGGAAAGCTCGGGATCCTGCGGGATGCGGACGCGATTTTCCGCGAGGAGATCGCGCGCGCCGGGCTGGACCGCAAAATCAACCAGTATTTCGCGGTGCTGACCGGCATCAAAAGCGTCGGCGTGATGGGCGACGGGCGCACATATGACAATACGATCGCCCTGCGCGGCGTGACCACCGCGGATTTCATGACCGCGGACTGGGCGCGGATTCCCTACGACGTGCTGTCGAGGATCTCCAGCCGCATCATCAACGAGGTCCAAAACGTCAACCGCGTCGTCTACGACATCACCTCCAAACCCCCGGCCACGATTGAGTGGGAATAAAATGAAAGAGCGTAAAACCCCAGTGTATCAAGGGTTTTACGCTCTTTTTCTGTCTTATGGGAACCGTTTTGCAGCCAATCCAGAGTTACTTACATTCAGAAATGATACAATTGATTTGAAATAAGTTTACGATTTTGCCTTCGTTATGAAATTGTTTAATGGATCGGCTCTGTTGTGACGTTTGCAAACCTTTCCGCCGCGTCTTTTTTATGATTTTTTAAATACTATCTATTTGCTGAAGCAAGTCTATTAACATAATCCCCGCAAACGTTTTTAAAACAACGGGGAAGTAGGCCCCTCTGGATGTCTTTGGATATGGATTTTGATAGTAGTCACTTGCAAATTCCCGCTTGTCAATCTGCTCCTTTATTTTTGTGGAAATTTCATCATCCTTCTTCATTTTGCTTTTCAGGTATTCCAGAATTTTTTCTTTTTCCTCCCTGGAGATCGTGGTATCTTCTTCAAATCCTTTTCGGAATTTAAAAGAATCAAAGCCGCCTTTAAAATTCACGATCTTCACGCTGTCGTTAAAAGCGTTGTCGAGCTGATTCATCGTAAACATGTGATCCTTTTTCTCCTTGAATCCATTTGCTTCATCGACTACTTTCTTAATATGTCTGGTTAAATCGGCAGTGGGGGTTGTTCTCAAGTCAATCATCGTTTTTTTGTATTCAGCATATAGCTCCCTGTCAACATTGAACGACACCTTCATTTTTTCCATAACGAAATCCCTCCATCGTTTATTGTAAATTTAATCTTTATATAAATATATACTCTTATACTCCATTTGTCAATATTACCGCATAGGCTAAATGATATAAAAAATATAAATAATTGTCATATACTCAGCATTGTGCTATAATTTTTTTGTAATAATTTCTAAGATCTGGAGAGTCTGGAAGTAATCTTGAAGCTTTTATGTCATTTTGAATCCGGGTGAAATAATTGGAAAGATATTATGCCCATTCCCCCAACGGCGACGGCGAATGGGAGACGGTAGAACATCACTTAAAGCGAGTGGGCGAATTGTGTGCTGACTTTGCTCAGGAACTGCAGTGCGGCGGCTTTGGCCGGACAGCCGGTCTGCTGCACGATGCGGGAAAGTACAGCCGGTTGTTTCAAGAGGTGCTGCACCACCAACAGATACATGTAGATCACGCAGTAGCGGGCGGCGTTTTGGCTTCTGCTTTTGGGGGAAGATCAGCGCATACCCTGGGGGTGATGATCAGGGCGCATCACAGCTTTTTACAGGAAAATATAAAGCCTGTGCTGGTACAGGCTCTAAAAGGAACGGAACGAAACGTCCCGCCGGACAATGATACTCTTTCCGTCTGCGGAAAAGATGAATTCACTAAGTTGATTGAGATCATTCGGCAGGAAACCGGATTAGATCTCTATCACGATTCTCTTCAAAGTCTGCCTGGTTTAGAAAACAGCGCTGATCAGCAGCTTGCACAGATGATGCAGACCAGGATGCTGTATTCCTGTTTGGTGGATGCGGACTACTCGGCGACGGAAGAATATTATGATGCAAGCTATCTGCAGAAATCGTCGGGTCAGCCATTGCAGCCCGAAGTTTTGCTGGAACGCCTTCAAAAGCATCGTGATGAGATACGCGCGCATTCAATGTCGGACAAAACGCTGAATGTCATGAGGGATCATCTGTATGATAACTGCATAGAAGCCGCAGATCGGAATCCCGGCCTTTTTACTTTGACGGCGCCTACAGGTATGGGAAAAACGCTCGATCTGCTCGCATTTGCATTGGCACATGCAGAAAAATGGGGACAAAAGCGCATTTTTGTCGTACTGCCATATTTGTCCATTATCGGGCAGAATGCAAAAGAATACCGGGACATTGTTCCCGGAATGCTGGAAAGTCACAGCCAGGTGAAGGCAACGGATGAAACTCGTCAGCTTTCCGAGCGGTGGGCCGCCCCAATGATCGTTACTACGACAGTCGGGTTCCTTGAAGGGCTTTTTGCGTGCAGAGCGCCGGATTGCCGCCGCCTGCATCAGATCGCAGACAGTGTGATCGTTTTGGATGAAGCGCAAAGTCTGCCGCCGAAGCTGCTCGATGCGACTCTGCATACGCTGCAGGAATTGTGTGATCGCTATCGATGTACGGTAGTACTGTCCACCGCGACACAGCCCGCTTTTCAGTACCGTCGAAATATGCAGTGGCAACCACGGGAAATCGTTAAAAATCCACAGGCACTTTTCACGTCTGCGCGCCGGGTAGAAATGGAATGGCGGGTAGAAAAGGCGGTGCCGCTTGAACAGATCGCAGACGAAATGGCGGAGCAGCCGAGCGTTTGCGCAATCCTGAATCTGCGCCGTCACGCACGCAGACTGTATACCTTGCTGAAACGGCGCTGCAGTGAAAATGAGCTGTTTTTTCTTTCCAGCGATTTATGCCCGGCACACCGCGAAAAAATGCTGGAAGAAGTACGCGTCCGCCTGAAGCAGGGGCTTCCCTGCAGACTTGTCGCGACCCAGTGCATCGAGGCTGGGGTGGATATCGATTTTGTCAATCTGTACCGTGCGCTGGCTCCTCTTGAGTCTGTGATTCAGGCGGCAGGCCGCTGCAACAGAAACGGCGGCTCCGGAAGCCTTGGCAGGGTAACCGTTTTTGTACCGGATGAGAAGGGGAATCTTTACCCGGATGCATGGTATGAAAGCGCGGCGAACAAACTGCGTGTCATGCTCGAAAATCATGATGTAGACATTTGCAGTCTGGTGGATA
This window of the Ruminococcaceae bacterium BL-6 genome carries:
- a CDS encoding Adenylosuccinate lyase codes for the protein MKNAYESPLSSRYADQEMQFLFSPDKKFRTWRRLWIALAQAEKELGLPITQEQIDEMERHADDINYEVAEAREREVRHDVMAHVYAFGQQCPKARPIIHLGATSCYVGDNTDIIVMTEALRLVRAKLVGVIRVLAGFAMRYRGLPTLAFTHFQPAQPTTVGKRATLWIQDLIMDLEDVEDQLRKMKLLGSKGTTGTQASFLELFDGDYEKVRALDRKIAEKMGYQACFAVSGQTYSRKLDSRVLAVLSGIAQSAAKFSNDIRLLQHLKEVEEPFEKHQIGSSAMAYKRNPMRSERIASLARYVIVDSLNPAITAATQWFERTLDDSANKRLSIPEAFLAVDGILNLYANVADGLVVYPRVIAQHLKRELPFMATENIMMDAVKRGADRQQLHEHIRVHSMEASRVVKEQGGENDLLDRIAADPLFGVTRQELSDAVSPEKFTGCAPRQTEDFISGVVKPLLAEYHSIAVEKTEINL
- the purA gene encoding Adenylosuccinate synthetase is translated as MVKAIVGANWGDEGKGKITDVLAAQSDVVVRFQGGRNAGHTIVNQYGKFALHQLPSGVFNGRVTNIIGNGVALNVESFVEELKSLRDRGVPEPKILVSDRVQVVMPYQIEMDSMEEARLSSKSFGSTKSGIAPFYSDKFAKIGFQVCELYDDEASLKEKIGHVLDLKNVMYEHLYHRPALKVDDIYQKLMEYRELIAPYVADTFDFLHHAVKDGKTILLEGQLGALKDPDFGIYPMVTSSSTLAGYGTVGAGVPPYEIKEIIAVVKAYSSAVGAGEFVSEIFGAEADEMRRRGGDGGEFGALTGRPRRMGWLDLVASRYGCRVQGATSVAFTVVDALGYLKEIPVCVAYELDGKRIDSFPPTAKLKRCKPILKTMPGWQCDIRGITRYEDLPENARRYIEFAEEQIGVPVRIISNGPKREDIIYR
- the glmS gene encoding Glutamine--fructose-6-phosphate aminotransferase [isomerizing], with translation MCGIVGYIGDEQAAPILLDGLKKLEYRGYDSAGVAVYNGRSLEVVKAKGRLKVLSGLLDGGKKPAGTVGIGHTRWATHGKPSDVNSHPQVSDSGKFAVVHNGIIENYLEIKETLLKKGVSFVSETDTEVIAQMLEYYYRGDVLDAVIRVLRKVEGSYALGIICADDPERIYAVRKDSPLIVGLGNGENFIASDIPAILSKTRNIYRLKDNEIVELSRQGVRVFNLDKELVPKEPVHIDWDVSAAEKCGYEHFMFKEIMEQPKALRDTISPRIRNGRIVLDKITLTEQQLRQYRRIVIVACGSAYHVGMIGKYVLEKLTRIPVEVDVASEFRYRQPIVDDKVLVLIISQSGETADTLAALREAKRLGARVISIVNVVGSSIANDSDDVIYTWAGPEIAVATTKAYSTQLAVIDLLAIYMADLLGTISPQEYDDYLKELQALPGKAEETLKNKEGIQYFASKYFNAKDIFFIGRNLDYAISLEGSLKLKEISYIHSEAYAAGELKHGTISLIEDGTLVVAVATHRELFDKMRNNITEVKARGAVVLCLTTQDNQEFKNDTDFTFFIPSACDIMLPSLAVIPLQLFAYYVAAMKGCDIDKPRNLAKSVTVE
- the guaA gene encoding GMP synthetase (Evidence 2a : Function from experimental evidences in other organisms; PubMedId : 1312531, 21856856; Product type e : enzyme) translates to MKNEAVLILDFGGQYSQLIARRVRDCHVYCEIRPYHTPLETIRGAGYRGIIFSGGPNSVYEKGAPGCPAGILALGIPILGICYGAQLIALGLGGKVKSSPVREYGKTKVRFDLSSELFQGTKEESICWMSHTDYVSEAPEGFSVTATSGACPVAAMENPEKGLYGLQFHPEVAHTEFGMEYLKNFLYRVCRCKGDWVMSSFAADAVARLKEEIGDKKVICALSGGVDSSVAAVLVHRAVGKNLTCIFVDHGLLRKDEGDEVERVFRRQFDVNLIRVDAKDRFLSRLAGVVEPEKKRKIIGEEFIRVFEEEAKKIGRVDYLCQGTIYPDVVESGTGDAAVIKSHHNVGGLPKDIGFTGIVEPLRSLFKDEVRRVGLELGIPEFLVWRQPFPGPGLAIRIMGEVTPGKLGILRDADAIFREEIARAGLDRKINQYFAVLTGIKSVGVMGDGRTYDNTIALRGVTTADFMTADWARIPYDVLSRISSRIINEVQNVNRVVYDITSKPPATIEWE
- a CDS encoding Exonuclease SbcC, with amino-acid sequence MEKMKVSFNVDRELYAEYKKTMIDLRTTPTADLTRHIKKVVDEANGFKEKKDHMFTMNQLDNAFNDSVKIVNFKGGFDSFKFRKGFEEDTTISREEKEKILEYLKSKMKKDDEISTKIKEQIDKREFASDYYQNPYPKTSRGAYFPVVLKTFAGIMLIDLLQQIDSI
- a CDS encoding CRISPR-associated helicase Cas3 — encoded protein: MERYYAHSPNGDGEWETVEHHLKRVGELCADFAQELQCGGFGRTAGLLHDAGKYSRLFQEVLHHQQIHVDHAVAGGVLASAFGGRSAHTLGVMIRAHHSFLQENIKPVLVQALKGTERNVPPDNDTLSVCGKDEFTKLIEIIRQETGLDLYHDSLQSLPGLENSADQQLAQMMQTRMLYSCLVDADYSATEEYYDASYLQKSSGQPLQPEVLLERLQKHRDEIRAHSMSDKTLNVMRDHLYDNCIEAADRNPGLFTLTAPTGMGKTLDLLAFALAHAEKWGQKRIFVVLPYLSIIGQNAKEYRDIVPGMLESHSQVKATDETRQLSERWAAPMIVTTTVGFLEGLFACRAPDCRRLHQIADSVIVLDEAQSLPPKLLDATLHTLQELCDRYRCTVVLSTATQPAFQYRRNMQWQPREIVKNPQALFTSARRVEMEWRVEKAVPLEQIADEMAEQPSVCAILNLRRHARRLYTLLKRRCSENELFFLSSDLCPAHREKMLEEVRVRLKQGLPCRLVATQCIEAGVDIDFVNLYRALAPLESVIQAAGRCNRNGGSGSLGRVTVFVPDEKGNLYPDAWYESAANKLRVMLENHDVDICSLVDIEEYYRRLYSDAPEDSKELRDAVKQLDYKGAAKAYKIIPAGGFTVIVSYNESKPLFDGVKKEALAYGLTPAILAKARPISVSTFDKNNVKKYCEPLPRFDYRGRRLEESSDCFLLDQPKCYDDKTGLYFSDDDSFQACY